The Sinomonas sp. P10A9 genome contains the following window.
TCCTCGGTAGTGGCTCTTGAGGGCGCCCGCAGCGGCGGGCGTGCCAAGAGCCTCGATCGAAGACCGGGTTCCGGGAAGCCTCCACCAACACGGAAACGGAGGTGCTCTCCCATGGAGGGTCCCGAGATCCAGTTCTCAGAGGCCGTTATCGACAACGGCCGATTCGGCCAGCGCGTCGTGCGCTTCGAGACGGGCCGTCTGGCCAAGCAGGCCGCCGGCGCTGCGATGGTCTACATCGACGACGACACTGCCCTGCTCTCGGCCACGACGGCCGGCAAGTCCCCGCGTGAGGGATTCGACTTCTTCCCCCTGACCGTGGACGTCGAGGAGCGCATGTACGCCGCGGGCCGCATCCCCGGCTCGTTCTTCCGCCGCGAGGGCCGCCCCTCGACCGAGGCGATCCTCGCGTGCCGCCTCATGGACCGCCCGCTGCGCCCCGCGTTCGTCAAGGGCCTGCGCAACGAGGTCCAGGTCGTCGTGACCGTCCTCGCCGTCAACCCGGATGAGCTGTACGACGCCGTCGCGATCAACGCCGCGTCGATGTCCACCCAGCTCGGCGGACTCCCGTTCTCCGGCCCGATCGGCGGCGTGCGCGTTGCGCTCGTCCACGACGAGAACGGTGCCCAATGGGTCGCGTTCCCGAAGCACTCCCAGCTCGCCCACGCGACCTTCTCGATGGTCGTAGCGGGCCGTATCGTGGCTGATGACATTGCCATCATGATGGTCGAGGCCGAGGCCACCGACCACGCGTGGACCCTCATCAAGGACGAGGGCGCGACCGCCCCGACCGAGGAGGTCGTGGCTGAGGGCCTCGAGGCCGCCAAGCCGTTCATCCGCGCCCTCTGCGAGGCCCAGCAGGACCTCGCGGACCGTGCGGCGAAGCCCACCACGGAATTCCCGATCTTCCTCGACTACGAGGCAGATGCGTACGACGCCGTCGAGGCAGCCGCCGCCTCCAGGCTCGCCGAGGTCTTCCAGATCGCCGACAAGCAGGCGCGCGACGCGGCGTCGGACGCTCTCAAGGATGAGGTCACCTCCCAGCTCGCGGGCCAGTTCGAGGGCCGCGAGAAGGAGCTCTCCGCTGCGTTCCGTTCGGTGACCAAGAAGGTCGTGCGCCAGCGCATCCTCAAGGACCAGATCCGCATCGACGGCCGCGGACTGACGGACATCCGCCAGCTCACTGCCGAGGTCGAGGTGCTGCCGCGCGTCCACGGCTCCGCGATCTTCGAGCGGGGCGAGACCCAGATCATGGGCGTCACGACGCTGAACATGCTCAAGATGGAGCAGCAGATCGACTCGCTCTCCCCGGTCACGCACAAGCGCTACATGCACAACTACAACTTCCCGCCGTACTCCACCGGTGAGACTGGCCGCGTCGGTTCGCCGAAGCGCCGCGAGATCGGCCACGGCGCCCTCGCCGAGCGCGCCCTCGTGCCGGTGCTCCCGTCCCGCGAGGAGTTCCCGTACGCGATCCGCCAGGTGTCCGAGGCCCTCGGCTCCAACGGCTCGACGTCGATGGGCTCCGTGTGCGCCTCGACCCTGTCGATGCTCAACGCCGGTGTGCCGCTCAAGGCACCGGTGGCCGGCATCGCGATGGGCCTCGTCTCCGACGAGGTCGACGGTCAGACCCGCTACGCGGCCCTGACGGACATCCTCGGTGCCGAGGACGCGTTCGGCGACATGGACTTCAAGGTGGCCGGCACCTCCGAGTTCGTTACCGCGATCCAGCTCGACACGAAGCTCGACGGCATCCCGGCATCGGTCCTCGCCGCCGCGCTCAAGCAGGCCCGTGAGGCCCGCCTGCACATCCTCTCCGTGATCAACGCCGCGATCGATCGCCCGGACGAGCTCTCCGAGTACGCCCCGCGCATCATCGCGATCAAGATCCCCGTGGAC
Protein-coding sequences here:
- a CDS encoding polyribonucleotide nucleotidyltransferase; the protein is MEGPEIQFSEAVIDNGRFGQRVVRFETGRLAKQAAGAAMVYIDDDTALLSATTAGKSPREGFDFFPLTVDVEERMYAAGRIPGSFFRREGRPSTEAILACRLMDRPLRPAFVKGLRNEVQVVVTVLAVNPDELYDAVAINAASMSTQLGGLPFSGPIGGVRVALVHDENGAQWVAFPKHSQLAHATFSMVVAGRIVADDIAIMMVEAEATDHAWTLIKDEGATAPTEEVVAEGLEAAKPFIRALCEAQQDLADRAAKPTTEFPIFLDYEADAYDAVEAAAASRLAEVFQIADKQARDAASDALKDEVTSQLAGQFEGREKELSAAFRSVTKKVVRQRILKDQIRIDGRGLTDIRQLTAEVEVLPRVHGSAIFERGETQIMGVTTLNMLKMEQQIDSLSPVTHKRYMHNYNFPPYSTGETGRVGSPKRREIGHGALAERALVPVLPSREEFPYAIRQVSEALGSNGSTSMGSVCASTLSMLNAGVPLKAPVAGIAMGLVSDEVDGQTRYAALTDILGAEDAFGDMDFKVAGTSEFVTAIQLDTKLDGIPASVLAAALKQAREARLHILSVINAAIDRPDELSEYAPRIIAIKIPVDKIGEVIGPKGKMINQIQEDTGADISIEDDGTVLIGATDGSSAEAARAAVNAIANPQLPEVGERYLGTVVKLTTFGAFVSLTPGKDGLLHISELRKLAGGKRVDNVEDVVSVGQKVQVEITKIDDRGKLSLAPVVAEDEATSAAEPAEPATESADA